A DNA window from Theobroma cacao cultivar B97-61/B2 chromosome 5, Criollo_cocoa_genome_V2, whole genome shotgun sequence contains the following coding sequences:
- the LOC18599239 gene encoding protein PHOTOPERIOD-INDEPENDENT EARLY FLOWERING 1 isoform X2 — protein sequence MASKGPRSKLEHETRARRQKALEAPREPQRPKTHWDHVLEEMVWLSKDFESERKWKLAQAKKVALRASKGMLDQATRGEKKLKEEEQRLRKVALNISKDVKKFWMKIEKLVLYKHQMELDEKKKKALDKQLEFLLGQTERYSTMLAENLVDPHRPVQQCPAQHQLNSPGKADMNDFGEPLELNADADEDFDVHSEEESEDDEQTIEEDEALITAEERQEELAALNSEIDLPLEELLKRYDVERVSRESSPEKREDAIESISVKDNNSNGNCFSASSKIDTTNSLDRRSNESNGGLSLDIEASPPRNLSESSGELAKEDVPYDFSDEQEDGDFTLAGEEKDDETTLSEEEELAKADSSNPIDELALLQKESEIPVEELLARYKKDFSGDDVSGDELEYASALSEDLLDLPAHQNVETREEGSAKDENLETSAGLGVVHPSAEERDGSPDRKPEDGMESEIRIADAAAAARSAQPTGNTFSTTNVRTKFPFLLKHPLREYQHIGLDWLVTMYEKRLNGILADEMGLGKTIMTIALLAHLACEKGIWGPHLIVVPTSVMLNWETEFLRWCPAFKILTYFGSAKERKFKRQGWLKPNSFHVCITTYRLVIQDSKVFKRKKWKYLILDEAHLIKNWKSQRWQTLLNFNSKRRILLTGTPLQNDLMELWSLMHFLMPHIFQSHQEFKDWFSNPISGMIDGQERVNKEVVDRLHNVLRPFILRRLKRDVEKQLPMKHEHVIYCRLSRRQRNLYEDFIASSETQATLASANFFGMISVIMQLRKVCNHPDLFEGRPIVSSFDMGGIDIQLSSSICSILSPGPFSTVDLKNLGILFTDLDFSMTSWESDEVEALATPSNLIEERADQDNLEEIGTFSKHHKSLRGTNIFEEIRNALREERLREAKQRAASIAWWNSLRCRKKPVYSTTLCELLSVKHPAFDIHHQKADRRSYLYSSRLAEIVLSPVERFQAMIHLVESFMFAIPAARAPAPVCWCSKTGTSMFLHPTYVEKCAETLLPLVTPIRPALVRRQVYFPDKRLIQFDCGKLQQLAVLLRRLKSEGHRALIFTQMTKMLDILEAFINLYGYTYMRLDGSTQPEERQTLMQRFNTNPKIFLFILSTRSGGVGINLVGADTVIFYDSDWNPAMDQQAQDRCHRIGQTREVHIYRLISESTIEENILKKANQKRALDDLVIQSGGYNTEFFKKLDPMELFSGHRTLSVKSIQKEKNHNSGIEVSVSNDDVEAALKYAEDEADYMALKKVEQEEAVDNQEFTEEAMGKVEDDEFVNEDDMKADESADQGGLMTASNKDNGLKLNGVGPMEEKALTFAGREEDVDMLADVKQMAAAAAAAGQAISSLENQLRPIDRYAIRFLELWDPLIDKGTMNSEVRFEEAEWELDRIEKYKEEMEAEIDDDEEPLVYEKWDADFATEAYRQQVALAQHQLMEELEYEAKEKEEADDGNFDAMNEMVSEPKPKSKKKKKPKKAKFKSLKKGSLSSEVKPAKEEPKAEPMSIDDDVNSHEELSYSDIASPSYHVPKKRKKVEIVHDAEEGKSTKKKPKKLKKPPELRPVYWDPNAVRKRNDDCAEVKPCESLAVEFEQKPASRSKTGGKISITSMPVKRVLMIKPEKLKKGNIWSRDCVPSPDSWLPQEDAILCAVVHEYGPHWSLVSETLYSMTAGGFYRGRYRHPVHCCERYRELIQRHILAAPDSSVNEKFSNAGSGKALLKVTEDNIRMLLNFAAGQPDHELLVQKHFTALLSSVWRVKSRPENRQNVSSSRNGVRLGGRFLSPFLSHTPQGSAKEPAQRMKFTNLRECSKLLSAALHDASNRQRSDTVSSSDRRGDSPVIAECLEITLEIQESGDSLIPFPPVINLSIYGSDLVTSRNETTGEDLHLKASNVAAENRSRAAARACVGGGLGWASSAFPANDSKSRSGSKLPSLGKHKLSVSDTMRSKSKLKKASMEHGDVHNLLPEQVFQPVATIAPNDPYLRCDLTSVTNDSSWADVVDSDLCCSMDEALSLESEVYEVVPHSYIAGYISGLDDCSMLPDYTDIG from the exons ATGGCTTCTAAGGGACCAAGGTCTAAGCTCGAGCATGAGACAAGAGCTAGGCGTCAAAAG gcTCTTGAAGCACCTAGAGAGCCCCAGCGTCCTAAAACTCATTGGGATCATGTTTTAGAGGAAATGGTCTGGTTGTCAAAG GACTTTGAGTCTGAGAGGAAATGGAAATTGGCTCAGGCGAAGAAGGTTGCATTAAGAGCCAGCAAGGGCATGTTGGACCAGGCCACCAGGGGAGAAAAGAAGTTGaag GAAGAGGAACAGCGGTTGCGAAAAGTTGCACTTAATATTTCTAAGGACGTGAAGAAATTCTGGATGAAGATAGAGAAACTG GTGCTTTACAAGCATCAAATGGAGCTtgatgagaaaaagaaaaaggcactTGATAAACAgcttgaatttcttttaggGCAAACTGAGAG GTACTCAACAATGTTGGCAGAAAATTTAGTGGACCCACACAGGCCTGTGCAACAATGTCCTGCTCAGCATCAACTAAATTCTCCTGGTAAAGCAGATATGAATGATTTTGGTGAACCTCTGGAATTGAATGCTG ATgctgatgaagattttgatgTGCACTCTGAAGAAGAATCA GAAGATGATGAGCAAACAATAGAGGAAGATGAGGCTCTTATAACTGCAGAAGAAAGACAAGAAGAATTGGCAGCTTTGAACAGTGAAATTGATCTTCCACTTGAGGAGCTCCTTAAACGTTATGATGTGGAAAGAG TTAGCAGAGAAAGTAGTCCAGAAAAGAGGGAGGATGCGATTGAGTCAATATCAGTGAAAGACAATAACA GCAATGGGAACTGTTTTTCTGCTTCCAGTAAAATTGACACAACCAACTCGCTTGATCGTCGTTCT AATGAAAGCAACGGTGGTTTGTCATTAGACATTGAGGCATCTCCCCCCAGAAATCTGTCAGAAAGCTCTGGGGAGCTAGCCAAAGAAGATGTTCCATATGATTTCAGCGACGAACAG GAAGATGGTGATTTTACCCTTGCCGGAGAAGAGAAG GATGATGAGACAACCCTGTCGGAGGAGGAGGAACTCGCAAAAGCAGATTCAAGTAATCCCATAGATGAG CTTGCGTTACTGCAAAAGGAGAGTGAAATTCCCGTGGAAGAATTGCTTGCAAGGTATAAAAAG GACTTCAGTGGTGATGACGTGTCTGGGGATGAATTGGAGTATGCCTCAGCTTTGTCAGAAGACCTCTTGGATTTGCCAGCACATCAAAATGTTGAAACAAGAGAGGAGGGTAGTGCTAAGGATGAAAATCTTGAAACCAGTGCTGGCTTGGGTGTGGTGCATCCCTCTGCTGAAGAGAGGGATGGAAGCCCTGATAGAAAACCAGAAGATGGAATGGAAAGTGAGATTAGAATTGCTgatgctgctgctgctgcaaGATCAGCACAACCAACAGGCAATACATTCTCAACTACTAATGTTCGTACAaagtttccttttcttctcaaaCACCCCCTTCGTGAATATCAGCATATTGGCTTGGACTGGCTTGTTACAATGTATGAGAAAAGGTTAAATGGAATTCTAGCTGATGAAATGGGGCTTGGAAAGACAATCATGACAATTGCTCTGCTTGCACACCTAGCTTGTGAAAAGGGAATATGGGGTCCTCATCTCATTGTGGTTCCAACAAGTGTGATGCTTAACTGGGAAACTGAGTTTCTTAGATGGTGTCCTGCCTTCAAAATTCTGACATACTTTGGAAGTGCTAAAGAGCGCAAATTTAAGAGGCAGGGCTGGTTGAAACCAAACTCATTTCATGTATGCATAACGACTTACAGACTGGTTATACAGGATTCTAAAGTCTTCAAGCGGAAGAAGTGGAAATACTTAATCTTGGATGAAGCTCATCTCATTAAAAACTGGAAGTCCCAAAGATGGCAAACTCTTTTGAACTTCAATTCAAAACGGCGTATCTTGTTGACTGGTACACCACTGCAGAATGATCTTATGGAACTCTGGTCACTAATGCATTTTCTAATGCCCCACATTTTTCAGTCTCATCAAGAATTCAAGGATTGGTTCAGTAATCCTATATCAGGGATGATAGATGGACAAGAAAGAGTGAACAAAGAGGTTGTTGATCGTTTGCATAATGTCCTCCGTCCATTTATACTGCGGCGATTGAAAAGGGATGTTGAAAAACAGCTTCCAATGAAACATGAGCATGTCATATATTGTAGGCTCTCAAGAAGGCAGCGCAACTTGTATGAAGACTTTATTGCTAGCTCAGAGACACAAGCCACTCTTGCAAGTGCCAATTTTTTTGGGATGATCAGCGTTATTATGCAACTTCGCAAAGTTTGTAATCATCCTGACTTATTTGAGGGACGTCCAATTGTGAGTTCTTTTGATATGGGTGGTATTGATATCCAATTGAGTTCTTCCATTTGTTCAATTCTTTCACCTGGTCCATTTTCAACTGTAGATCTTAAGAATTTGGGAATTTTATTTACTGATCTTGATTTTAGCATGACTTCTTGGGAGAGCGATGAAGTAGAAGCCCTGGCTACTCCATCAAATTTAATAGAAGAACGTGCTGACCAGGATAATCTTGAGGAAATTGGGACCTTTTCTAAACATCATAAGAGCTTGCGTGGGACAAATATATTTGAAGAGATTCGAAATGCTTTAAGGGAGGAGAGGTTAAGAGAAGCAAAACAACGAGCAGCATCAATTGCATGGTGGAATTCTTTGAGATGCCGGAAAAAACCAGTTTACTCGACAACATTATGCGAACTGCTCTCGGTGAAGCATCCTGCATTTGATATCCACCATCAAAAAGCTGATCGTCGATCCTACTTGTACTCCTCTAGGCTTGCTGAGATTGTACTTTCGCCAGTTGAACGCTTCCAGGCAATGATTCATCTGGTTGAGTCTTTCATGTTTGCAATCCCAGCTGCACGGGCACCAGCACCAGTTTGTTGGTGCAGCAAAACAGGAACTTCTATGTTTTTGCACCCAACTTATGTAGAGAAATGTGCTGAAACTTTGTTACCCCTCGTAACACCTATTAGACCTGCACTTGTCAGGAGGCAAGTATACTTTCCTGACAAGCGGCTGATACAGTTTGACTGTGGTAAGTTGCAGCAGCTGGCAGTTTTATTACGGAGATTGAAGTCTGAAGGTCATCGAGCATTAATATTTACCCAAATGACAAAGATGCTTGACATCTTGGAGGCTTTCATAAATTTGTATGGGTATACCTACATGCGTCTGGATGGATCCACTCAACCTGAGGAGCGGCAAACATTAATGCAACGATTCAACACAAAtcctaaaatttttcttttcatcttaTCAACCCGTAGTGGAGGAGTTGGTATTAACCTTGTTGGGGCAGATACAGTTATCTTTTATGATAGTGATTGGAATCCTGCCATGGATCAACAAGCTCAAGATCGCTGCCATCGAATTGGACAGACACGTGAAGTGCATATCTATCGTCTGATCAGTGAGAGCACCATTGAAGAGAATATCTTGAAGAAAGCAAATCAGAAGCGTGCCCTTGATGATCTAGTTATACAAAGTGGAGGGTACAATACTGAATTTTTCAAGAAGCTTGATCCTATGGAATTGTTCTCGGGTCATAGAACTCTTTCTGTTAAGAGTATTCAGAAGGAGAAAAATCATAACAGTGGCATCGAGGTCTCTGTATCTAATGATGATGTAGAAGCTGCTTTGAAATATGCAGAAGATGAAGCAGATTACATGGCATTGAAGAAAGTTGAACAGGAAGAGGCTGTCGACAACCAGGAGTTTACAGAGGAAGCCATGGGCAAAGTGGAAGATGATGAGTTTGTAAATGAGGATGATATGAAGGCTGATGAGTCAGCTGATCAGGGTGGATTAATGACAGCTTCAAATAAAGATAATGGGCTGAAATTAAATGGGGTTGGTCCTATGGAAGAGAAAGCTCTCACTTTTGCTGGCAGAGAAGAGGATGTCGATATGCTGGCTGATGTCAAGCAGATGGCAGCAGCTGCTGCAGCAGCAGGACAAGCTATCTCATCCTTGGAGAATCAATTAAGACCAATTGATCGATATGCAATCCGTTTTCTGGAATTATGGGATCCCCTCATAGACAAGGGAACAATGAATTCTGAAGTTAGATTTGAGGAGGCAGAATGGGAACTTGATCGCATTGAGAAGTACAAGGAGGAAATGGAAGCTGAGATTGATGACGATGAGGAACCTCTAGTGTATGAGA AATGGGATGCTGATTTTGCTACAGAAGCATATCGACAGCAGGTTGCTTTGGCTCAACATCAG TTAATGGAAGAACTGGAATATGAAGCCAAAGAGAAGGAAGAGGCAGATGATGGGAATTTTGATGCTAT GAATGAGATGGTAAGTGAACCTAAACCAAAAtctaagaagaagaagaagccaAAGAAAGCCAAATTTAAATCTCTGAAGAAGGGATCTTTAAGTTCTGAAGTGAAACCTGCAAAAGAAGAGCCAAAAGCAGAACCTATGTCCATCGATGATGATGTTAACTCTCATGAAGAGCTCTCTTATTCAGATATTGCATCACCATCTTATCATGTGCCAAAAAAACGTAAGAAGGTTGAGATAGTGCATGATGCTGAAGAAGGGAAGAGCACTAAGAAGAAGCCtaaaaaactaaagaaacCTCCTGAGCTACGTCCTGTATACTGGGATCCAAATGCAGTTCGTAAGAGGAATGATGACTGTGCAGAGGTAAAACCATGTGAGAGCCTTGCGGTTGAGTTTGAGCAGAAACCTGCTAGCAGGAGTAAAACAGGAGGAAAAATTTCCATTACTTCCATGCCTGTAAAACGAGTCTTAATGATAAAACCAGAGAAATTGAAGAAGGGCAATATTTGGTCAAGAGATTGTGTTCCATCACCTGATTCTTGGTTGCCACAGGAGGATGCTATATTATGTGCAGTTGTGCATGAATATGGCCCACATTGGAGTTTGGTTAGTGAAACACTCTACAGCATGACTGCTGGTGGCTTTTACAGGGGAAGATATCGCCATCCAGTTCATTGTTGTGAGAGGTACCGGGAACTAATTCAACGGCATATTTTGGCTGCACCAGACAGTTCAGTTAATGAAAAATTCAGCAATGCAGGCTCTGGAAAAGCTCTTCTCAAAGTAACAGAG GATAACATTCGAATGCTGTTAAACTTTGCTGCTGGGCAGCCAGATCATGAGTTACTAGTTCAAAAGCACTTCACTGCCTTACTTTCATCTGTATGGAGGGTGAAGTCTCGCCCTGAAAATCGACAAAATGTCTCATCATCTCGGAATGGTGTTCGTTTAGGGGGAAGGTTCCTCAGTCCTTTTCTGAGCCACACACCTCAGGGTTCTGCAAAGGAACCAGCACAGAGGATGAAATTTACAAATTTGCGGGAGTGTAGCAAGTTGTTATCAGCTGCACTCCATGATGCCAGCAATAGACAACGGAGTGACACAGTTTCCTCCTCTGATAGGAGAGGGGATTCTCCTGTCATTGCGGAATGTTTAGAGATAACACTGGAAATACAGGAGAGTGGTGACTCTCTGATTCCATTCCCACCAGTAATAAATTTATCAATATATGGTTCAGATCTTGTTACATCTAGAAACGAGACCACTGGAGAAGACCTCCATCTCAAAGCTTCAAACGTTGCGGCTGAGAACCGGTCTAG GGCAGCAGCTAGGGCTTGTGTTGGAGGTGGTCTGGGTTGGGCTTCATCTGCCTTCCCAGCAAATGATTCCAAGTCACGTTCAGGGTCGAAATTGCCATCTTTGGGGAAGCACAAGCTGTCTGTCTCTGACACAATGAGATCTAAATCAAAACTGAAGAAGGCTTCAATGGAGCATGGTGATGTACACAACTTATTGCCAGAGCAAGTGTTCCAACCAGTGGCAACAATTGCTCCGAATGATCCCTACTTAAGATGTGACCTGACATCTGTGACTAATGACAGCAGTTGGGCTGATGTTGTTGATAGTGATTTATGTTGCAGCATGGATGAGGCCCTTTCACTGGAATCAGAGGTTTATGAAGTGGTCCCACATAGTTATATCGCCGGATATATTTCAGGCCTCGATGATTGTTCGATGCTCCCAGACTATACTGACATTGGGTAA